AAAGCGATGATATCGttgcgtgaaaaaaaattctatcaatATCACTGGGATTGTGCAATTTCCCtgctctttttttttgtcctgcattctcgcattttttttttgctatcgACTACACATCCATAAGCCGTGAAATGGATTCATCGATGCGTCATCGTGCAAACTGTGACAAAATCGCCAATTTTTCAGGCCAGTGTCAGCGACACATTGTCCATATGCATTtgctaaaagaaaaaaaaaacagtttgtGCGTGGTGCAAAGTTATGAAACTAAACCTAGGGAACAAAGAAAAATGCATCCGGTCCGACAGTTCGTAACGAGAGGCCACTCATACAGACTTTTAAACCTGCACATATAATTTCTCCCCTTCCTAACCATCTCTCTCCCCGTTTTCTCATTTAGCACACATCTCAATATGTATCTTTATTGTTTTTTGCGTAACCGCATTACGCGCTTGCAATAaaactcgataaaaaaaatgagatgttGCTCTATCGAGAAATGGAAAGAGAGGAGaagggcgaaaaaaaaaaatgacaaagtgAAATAGTCAAAAAGAAATGCGGAGAAATGGGAAAGAAAAAGAGACGTAAGAGATAAAAAGACGGAGAGGCATTTATTTCTGTCAGATAACGTCGGCCAAGTGGATCGCACGAGGCGCGCTCTATTTTTGCAGAAGTTGTAGTGGTTTTGGTAGATTTCAGATGCCACAAAGCTTTTCCTAGATTAATTCCCCTGACTCCGgcgaaacaaaaagaaaaattgaaataaaattgcaatTAAAATACCAGCTGAATACCACCCGAAATAAAAACATGAACCAGTCGAGGGAGCCAATTTATCCCGttacatcaatttttcaagattCATCCTGACACATGCAGTTAGGGAGAACAACGACCCTCGTAATATCGCGTGTTTCACCATTGAAAGTCTGCCAAAGCGGTAAAAACCGATAAAGATTTACTCCTCTCACATCTGTCAAAACAAAgtgtccattttttatttccccttcccatgaaaaatcgaaaaatatatttgccaATTTTTGCCAATGCACATAGTTTTTTCGGCGAGAAATACTGCCAAATTTAAGCACGAAGGGgcaaggggggaaggggaggaGGATAAGCGCGTTCTTTCAGATGAAGCGCGTAGGACGAAAGCGTCGGAGACTCGCAGTTTAATGTCTCTAATAATTCACCATACGATGCAAGAACGTGACTGGCGTGTTATATCCAAGGCCACGATGtgatatttttagtttttcagaGTCTACTCTCTTTGACCCCCtgcctccccctccctcccgccCCTCACCCGCCTTCTCGGATtaaaaaggaataaaaaaataaaatcgttgaggataattaaaaaaatttgttcaacTTTGTGAGCAGTAAATTTCGGCAGTTTGAGTTTGATAGGAGAATGGACCTTGAATATTTCGGATAACATCTGCTCTCTTATCTCACGCcccctgataatttttttgttcagtaCTAACCTAGCATAAGCCAGTCGTTCAAATATTAATTCGAAATGGCCCAGACCGCACCTGAATTTACACACCGTCTCGACGATTTGCCTACCGCCATTTTATATTTATGTTTATTTCCGTCCATTTTGGGATGGAAGTTATAGGTGTGATTATTCTGGAAGGACACTTGCGAAATTCTCCCCCTCTTTGCCTCTTTCAAACAGAATACATGATTTTTCTGTTGATTTTATTGATGTTTGATGTTCTCAATGTGTGATTCTTTCTCTCctctgtgttttttttttattcactccatcctttgatgtttttcattcttaattcttttttattctgcTTTATTCAAGCATGATGATAACGCGGAGGATACGATGACAACAAAGTGTAGTAGCGTCGAAATATGAAATTGGTGTTTCCGGTAGGGCAGTAAAGTCCGGTTGTACAAGTACAACGCATTTTGTGATTGTATATATGTACAATACGTTCATTATACGGGTCAAGTGACAATACGCCGGGATAAAAATAGAGTGATAATTGAATATCTATCACATACTCTTGCCATTATATGCTGGATAAAATCATAAACTGAAAAACTGCATTGATTTTGTGGTCTAAATTCTATACTTATTCATTAAAAGCCATAAATGTACGTTTCATTGATTATTCCATGTTCATTTCTACGAGGAAATCACTAGTGATTTCAGGTAATTCTATTGCGGGACATCTACACATTAATATGACCGAGAAAGTGATAGAATAATATGACGGCACGAGCACGCCACGAATTGTAATGATTGCTCGATATTTCCAATAGTAATCAATAAATGGTGGATGAAAAACGTTTTGAAAAAACGTCGAGAGTTACAGCTCAACGATATCGTGTCCACATCACGCCGATACGAATATTTCCTTTGAggataaaaaggaaaaaaaaatgtaatttatagTCCTATTCTACCGCCGCTACGACGTCACCTTTGCCAATGTCTTTTGAAGCGCTCTTTCATTCTTTtctcataaattcaaaaattctgaagactgattGAAATCTTTATTTGTCTAACGGCTATGTGTCATCGAGGGTGACGCCTCGTAACGGTCTAAATTATTGTACAGTGATGCCAAACTCacggattttttaataatttttttttctcgctcgTTTCATCGTCAACTGGTTGATGATAATGCCAACTTGGTGGTTCAATGACAGTGGGAACCCTAACGCTCCACTGAtcatattaaaattattcgtgAAAGACTTCTTCCCAACTGGTGCAGTTTATTGAGCATTACGATTGCTCGACCTTGATGATGTTGAAGCTTAAAAACTTTGTACAATCGACAAGACACttgaatttgataaaattaagCACCTCCCAATGATAATCCCATTATTGATCTTCACAGAGTGGTGTATTTGGATTTCAAATTTCGTTATCGTCTCGGTCGAAAATGGTAAAAGGTCATATTCCCATTGGATCCTGTTGCCTTTGATGATACAGTGAGCAAATAATTTCTTCGTCATATCACCACCAAGACGACATTATTCGTTTCCTTCATTTTCATATTCCGAAAAACGCATTCAATTTTGCCATGAATATCTGCTTTGTGATAAATGTGAATGATGTGATATtgatgattttgaaaaaagtgaatagaatgaatgaatttcgATGATTTGGAAACGCATGCCAATTAggagaaaattttgattttaattttaattttccaaagcAGAGACAATAGTGCTCTTTCACCAcaaccaattaattttttattgatttttttttttcaaaattgttctgaataaattttgcGTGATTTTGGTTGTTAGTTTGATATAACTGCACAAGTCAACAGTTGACAAGATTAGACCGAAACCAGTACATTCAAGGCGAGTTCTATCGgcctttttaattaaaataattttctaatgcaTTGGTCACATTTTGTTcttttgtcaattaaaaacaaaagagTAAACAAAAGTAATATAGTGTAGCGAGGAGTGCCcttggaaaaaatcaaaagaatGACActgatattaataataaaatatataaaaacgtCGTACCTCGATGTGACACACGTGATAACGAGGAGGAAAAGTTGAGAAAAGTGTTGTCACTGATTCCTAAATTATTCTTGTGATTTTATCGGGCAtgtaaaattaacaaaaattgtgTACACAGAGGTGAGTATTGATTTTTGTTCGTCTTACCTTGTGATGTCCCTGCTAGATCTGGTGTCTGAAGTCCATGAGGCAACCCTGGAAATTTCACTATTGTCAAACGTAGCAACAAATAGTCCACCATTAATCATGGAATATTTCGGCCTGTACGCAGTTACACAATTAGAATAATACAAGCCTAATAACTCAAACAATAATGAGGATTAAAATGATACGGATAAAATCAAAggacaaaaaaatatccaagtAGACGAAACTTTACATCTGAGGTACGTGTGGATGTAAAAAGAGATCGCAATATTGAATGTATGTAAAGCTCGCTAGTtggattcaaataaaataaaaaaattatcaaaattggtCTGTGCGTAAAGGCCGGTCATCCAAAATACCAGAAACATGAATTTACCTGATAATGGACTGTGATCTGTAGTTAATGCCGCCATACTGAAATTAAAGCTTCCAGGAGTGGACGTGAACAGTTTACTCTCCGGTAAAAAATTGGGCGTCGACGGATGTTCTGGAGGTTCATGCTCATGTTCATTACTACTCGCTGACGCTGGTGGTCTGTCAGAAGCCGCTGCACCTGAGTCCGAAGAGTCCTCATTATGTCCACCCGTACCACCATTACCACCAGTCAATTCCAACGGTTCACACTTAATATTCTCCTCAATTCGACTGTGCTCATCTGGCAAACCATTACCCTCGACTTTCgccgaaaaatgattttttaccaTTGAAAAGTCTGTGGGTGTTGCATCATTATTGTTCAATGGTGGTGATGGTAAACGCGATCTCTTAATACTCTCATCGTGTAAATCTGGTGAACGCGTTTCATTTCTACGTATTTGTGCACGACGTAATAATTGTTGTACTGTTGTTGGAGTTGGTGTTGCTGGGGTTGGTGGTGAACCACCACGTGGAAAGCCCTCATCTGACAACTTTTCGTGGGACGATACGTGATTGGTGCGTGCAGCTAACGCACGTACCTGCGATAGCTGTacgaaattaattgatgatttgagaaaaggagattttttttttacctgagACAAATTATTCTTAGGGGATACAATGGGCCAAATTAATAGCTGAGGAATGCAAAGTTGTAACTGCAAAATTTTGACAGCGAATAAAAGAGTGCGGAACACTCACAGAAGTAAGGGATGATTTCTAATAGTTTTGAGAAAATTCAGTTTTAGTTCAGTCTTGAAATAACGTAATGAATTGAATGAAGTAAAGTGGAACCCTCTTAATTTATTCTCTCCAGCAGACAATTCATCTTTTGTTTGCTTGACCTATGACAATCTCTCAATCAAGATAACGCAGTAATAATTCCGACAGAATGAAAAGAAAGCGAATGGATTTTCCAACTCAATtgataagaataatttttttatcactatgATTTCCGTTGGTGCAGTATTCATCTTTGGTCTAGGCTTTAGCAACTTTTATCGGACGTCAGATCCTTCAGCAAAAAAAGCGAAGGAGAGATTTATGGCTTCTTTTAATTGGACAGAAATTTACTTTCCAGCGACTTTGTGATCTTGTCGCTTGAGTCAAGGATATAGCCCAGTGGGGGATGTAATGATTGTTTTTTGTCTTACCTCGTCCCTCTCAGTCGCGTCAGCCTGCTGTGTGAGACCAGACACCCTCAGGACCTCGGCAGTCTTCAGGAAGCTGCTGAGTGATCTCTGATGGACGTTAACTTCACCGTGGTAAATAAATTCCACCAAGGCATGCAAATCACTGAATGCCACATCCTGAAGTACTATCACCGGATGTTTGCACGGTGTGCTCTGCAAACAAAAACATGACAATTTCGGTGTTGAGAAATATGATTGGATCTCATTACACTTATTGATTACGGCTACCAAAAACTTCGTATTTTTATCTTCCTTTGTAACTTCAATTATTACAGATAATGATCTTGTCTTCAAACAAGGAGTGAACAAATACTACTCAGCTTGAAATTTGCTTACTTCGAGCAAGCTCTAGGCACTCATTAGTTCCACATTATGATTGatcaaaatggaaaattttcattacgaaCTGTTAACAGTATGTGATGATTTAATCAAATACGCGAAGAACAAATAAAAGACcaattgagaaattttccaGCTGTAGACATTTGATAGCTTAAATTTTTCGTTACGGTATCCGATAAATGTGGCCTTTTGTTTGAATAATGGACGAGTCAATAGCATTGGCAATGCGGAaattgtttttccattttttaatataatattCCTAGCCGCCCACCGACAATCCAGAGAGATCTACATGCTTTATGCTTGGGCATAATCTTATTTTATGTCACACGACGATAAAAGTATTATCTGACTCATGTGATTATAATCTATCATGATGATATTTTATTACATTACgattattatattttactgAGAAGGAATTATGGAAAtggttattattaaaaaaataaagtgagaTTCACCAGATAATACTTTCATCGCCTGATGACACCTGATGAATATCGGTACGTTAATAATAGACAAGTCCAAGTTGTGTGGATTCCCTACGTAGATACGTGTGTCTGTGATTGACGTATTGATAGATTATTCTAAGGCATACAAATCAAACACCGAATCCAAAATGATTTGAAAATGACGGCATTTGAagtaaaaatcaatagaaagaCGTTGCGGAGAGTTTGGTACTGAGATCAGGGTAATTTTATAATCAATAGCGTTGgtttcttgaaaatttcattaaaaaattgcatgAAACCAGTAACACAACTTCCACAATtacctaaaataaaaaagacggGAGAATTtaaaatggaaagaaaaaatgtaaCTTCATTGATTACGGAGGAGAAATCAAGAGGGGGAAGTGAAACGCAGTTTAATACGAGAAATCAGGAAGACGTGGACCATATTTTGTAACATTACGACTGGTTAAGAGGAGGAACCGGAAAGCAAAGTCGGGGGACACGCTTGAAACCATTTGGTGCCCCCCAGCTCTCGAGTTTACTCCCCGACTCCTCCTTTTAGCCATTTGGAATTGTAGAGATATGGTCCATATTCTCTCGACTCCCTCAGTTTTCCCATATCACAATGGGTTTTATGCCTCactctttatttttctgtttttcgaatggtcaacaatttttccgtCGAGGGTTTTCAGGGTCTTTTTGTTCCGAAATGAAACACTTTGTAACCAcgcaaatttaaatttttgatttttaatatcGACTCCATGTAATTCAAACagtcgaaaaattcaattttcaatattgaTGGCTTCTTTTCCAAGTATATGCTAATGAATGGATAGATCTGAAGCTTTTGAAGTGAATGTAAGTATTGCTGAGCCCCGTGAATCgccattaattaaaatttaattgacgtAGTTCTATTCATacagtaaattaaaaaattattaaaaactgATAAAGAAAttgcagaaaatttaattacattcAGAATTGCAATTGCTTGCTCAATTAAATTACTGTTTTGGATTgttcaatgaataaatatttgaaaacgaGGGTCTCACCCTCAGACTCGTACAAAGGTCAACATTTTCATTGTGACTGAGCATTAAAATTGGTgccagtgaaaaaattataacacaAACTTACCTTGAGTAACTCACGGAAGTACGGACTGCAGGCAGAGAGTACAACCCGATGTGCTTTGAGGCTCTTGCCATCACAAGCAAGTGTAACATCCACAAAGTCCTCATCGTCACGTAGATTTTCGAATGCAGACGTTATACTGCTCTGGTAATTGTTCCATCGCAGACAAAAATGTTGCGTATCTACCATCGTTATGTCTATTCAcctgtaatgaaaaaaagaaaattcttcaCTCAACTGTGTAAATAATTACttcaaactactttttttatCTTCGTATTTGAGCGTCAATAAACCAAAGTGATTTATGTTGGAGACCATAAAAATTTGCAATTCACCGCTGGAAGTTCTTCAGGGGTGGCCAATGCCAAAAAATTCAGTACGCATTCTTTtagtcgagaaaaaaaaactactagTTCTTTTtcgatgttgaaaaaaaaaagtgaaacgagtgaaataaaaaattaggtCGTCATTCTGGCGCCAAGCCAGAAAATACGATTAAATGGCCGGTTACTTATAGAACTGCAAGTACAAAATGTCTACTGATAACTACTATCTCCGgcgaaaatgataaaaaaaatctggaaacaAATTCACCCAGCTCGTTAgtctcatctctctctctctagatttttttgcattttctctcaattttttaacgcCGGTACCTTTTCATCTATTTACTGACGACACTCTgactttcatttcatttttttagcgCCTACAAATTGGCGATAAATTTTCGTTATCAGAGATGTTACTCACACATACTATCACGATTTCGTACAAGTTTGGCGAAATGGAAGACAAATGCCAATTACCATGCAccaaaaagagagagaatttaattagactagaaaaaatattctgagaaTTACTGACGCAGAAGATGGAATTACACACGAGAACAAAAAACGCGCGGTGTTTATTTACTCGGATTTTATCCCAGCGTCTGACCCCTAAATTTACGACCAGACCCAGATACCGATGTGAAACATGAGGCGCTGAAACAATTGGGCCTATTATTCCCTTAACCTCCAAAAACTAGGGCCAAACGCCGGACGTCCAAAACTCCAAACATACGAACACAATAACTATTCATAAAAGATCTAGAAATACCTCATGCACATTGGGACTATCACGTAAATAATCTAAGAAGGCACTTTCACTGCACTCCGATACGAATGTCAATTGACACGTGTTGATCAACCGACCCCGACAGCTGAATGAATCTTCGAAAATGTCCCAGATCAATCACTCATCACGTACCATCTGCGCGGCAAAGTCGttgcgttaaaaaaaaaaaactgacaaCCGAAATGAGCGTTAATCTCGCTCACCAAAAAATCCACCTCAGCCGTGTGCGCCTAATGATTTCTCGATCTAATGTCATTGAACCATAAAGgacgaaaatgtgaaaaacaaACGATTAAAGTTTAAACCAACAGAACTTCCAGCGGGTATTCACACCGATGTCATCAATTGTCCGTAGCACATGAGCAAATACACGATATTTCAATAGTTCATTAAACTTTGTCCACGTATACCGGCTAGACTACATGCCAATGTCACACACCGAATTCATCCGCTGATCGACACAAACTTGACGATGTCAAACACAAGAATCAACACAAAATCATTGATTCACGtcctcaaaataattttaatctcGTCCCCCCTGATTAAAGTATATGCTCATAGGTTAGAAAATACGTTTGAATTGGCTCAGCCACTGTTTTTCGCATATCATAAGTGAACGTGTTGTATGCGTGCTAAAGCAAGGATTCTGTATTATCCTAGATGCTCGACCACCCATGCCTCTCCCGTCACGCCGGAGGAACTAACCCCCGTAAAACGTCACGGCCGAAACTGCCGGTTTATTCCCTCCCCTCTCTTTTTTCCCCCGTCTCAATTGTGTGTGTACATGTGGCCCATCTTCCTCTCTCGCCGTTGATCCCCCGACGCCCCACGAAAATGCACGGAATCGCTCGACGTACCGCCCCCACACCCGCAAGAGGGGGAGCAAACTtttgagaaaaacaaaatcaagacaaaagaaaatgattgagTGAGGGAATGGCTGTAGGGCGGTATTAGCGAGTGTTTATGCGATTGTACCTTAATTATACAGCAGAGAGTGATAAGgtaagtgaaaaaatatagacgaaggaaaataaatgagaactCACTCGTCGATGAGTCGAGCACCCCGACACCCAAAAGGGGGGGAGTGGGCTTccgagaaaaacaaaatagaGACGTTGGCTAAAGGCTGAGTGAGGAATAGCGTTAGGACTGTATTAACTTGTGTTTATGCTGATGTACAATAATTGGTTCTATAGGAGAGGCTGATAAAGGTGAGGGAAAATAATATGtacgaaagaaaataatatgaaCTCACTCGTCAACACGTCGAGCACCTCGACACCGGTCCGAGGGCGGGGGCAaacatttgagaaaaaaaaaaaaaagacaaacgaATCTGATTCAGTGAGGGAATGACTGTGGTCCTGTTAACTTGTGTCTAGACGAATATATGTTAGTTACGCGGGAGAGAGTGATCAAAGtgtggggaaaaaatatagacgagagaaaaaaatttagtgaactCACTCGTTGATACGTCGAACACTCCCCCACCCACAGCCGCGAGAGGGGGGAGCAGGCTTCTGAGAAAAACAAAGGAAAGACGAAGGCAAATAGCTGAGTGAGGAAATGGCGTTAGGGCTGTACTAGCTTGTGATTATGCGAATGTgcattaattagttatatgggAGAGAAAGGTGAGTGAAAATAGTATAGACGATACAAAATAAGTAAGTGAAATCACTCGTTGATGCACCTCGATGCCCGAAACAGGGGGGGGGAGGCAAacttttgagaaaaataaaatatagacAAACGAATTCGATTCAGTGAGGTAATGGCTGCGGTGCTGTGCGTGGGTTTAGTCGAATGTACTTTAGTGACGCGGGAAATGGTGATCGAAgtgcgtgaaaaaaaaattagtgcaCTCGATGATGTGTCCAGCACCTCGACATTCGCAAGACCGGGGACGGGGAGATTTTTGCAAAAAAGATAATGCGAATAAGGGAAAGTGATTCAGTGGGGAAATACCTGGGGCCCTATTAGCGTCTACGCGAGTGTCCGTTAGTTAGGCGGGAAATAGTGATGAGTGTGTGAAAAAGTGtgaactagaaaaaaaattagtgaacTCACTCGTCGACGCGTGGAAGGGCCACGCGGTCGGCGCAACGTCGTCGGTAGTGAGCCGACGTTACTGGCGACAGGACGAGGGATCGTCGTCGAGTGCCACGAGACTCCCGACGAAGGAGAGGATGAAAACAACCGAGTTGGCGCTACTGCGCGTACAGGTAACGAATACAGTCGGCTACAGTcgctttctatctctctctctctctctttgtctccctGTTTGGTTGAAACTGTTTACTCTGTTTTTAGCTCTGAACAACACCTGATGGATTCACCGGCTTCAACGCCACGCTCTCATCCCCGCATGGTGAGTCGACATTTTTAATCCCTTCTTAATCAATATATTAGACGATTTTAGACGAGAGAAATTCTAGTCTCTCGTTTCGCGAACGCTCGACGAGTAAAACTAGATTCGCACCGGGCGCAAGGGCAACGGTGGGCTCTCTTACTCTGGTGGGATTGGCGAAATAGGGGGAGACGGAGACAAGGGGAAAAAAAcgaatgcgaaaaaaaaatgggaatattAAGATACGGGAGGGAGGAGAgtaagagggagagagagaaaatatctAATGTTGAATCGAGTGTCGGAGATTCTCCGGGCTCAATCTCACTCTGTTCTACGTAGAGAACGCCGTTTTTGTACTAACATATAGGGGTCCATCGTGCGTTATTTCTTCATCGGTGCATGAGACATCTGTCGTAATGAGTTTGGACTAAAAAAATAGTGCGTACGCCGACTGAGAACGAATATAAGAAgagtgaagtaaaaaaaaaacgaagaaagtATGAATTGTCGCGGTAGCAAACGGTGTTAGGGTGAGGGGAGGGCGGGAGCAAGA
This genomic interval from Diachasmimorpha longicaudata isolate KC_UGA_2023 chromosome 4, iyDiaLong2, whole genome shotgun sequence contains the following:
- the Br gene encoding broad-complex core protein isoform X10, translating into MVDTQHFCLRWNNYQSSITSAFENLRDDEDFVDVTLACDGKSLKAHRVVLSACSPYFRELLKSTPCKHPVIVLQDVAFSDLHALVEFIYHGEVNVHQRSLSSFLKTAEVLRVSGLTQQADATERDELSQVRALAARTNHVSSHEKLSDEGFPRGGSPPTPATPTPTTVQQLLRRAQIRRNETRSPDLHDESIKRSRLPSPPLNNNDATPTDFSMVKNHFSAKVEGNGLPDEHSRIEENIKCEPLELTGGNGGTGGHNEDSSDSGAAASDRPPASASSNEHEHEPPEHPSTPNFLPESKLFTSTPGSFNFSMAALTTDHSPLSGLPHGLQTPDLAGTSQGPPSAILAMRLSHPIHNSLLPPGICYTCDVCGKTLSTKLTLKRHKEQQHFQPLNSALCVMCNKVFRTLNSLNNHKSIYHRRQK
- the Br gene encoding broad-complex core protein isoform X8; translated protein: MVDTQHFCLRWNNYQSSITSAFENLRDDEDFVDVTLACDGKSLKAHRVVLSACSPYFRELLKSTPCKHPVIVLQDVAFSDLHALVEFIYHGEVNVHQRSLSSFLKTAEVLRVSGLTQQADATERDELSQVRALAARTNHVSSHEKLSDEGFPRGGSPPTPATPTPTTVQQLLRRAQIRRNETRSPDLHDESIKRSRLPSPPLNNNDATPTDFSMVKNHFSAKVEGNGLPDEHSRIEENIKCEPLELTGGNGGTGGHNEDSSDSGAAASDRPPASASSNEHEHEPPEHPSTPNFLPESKLFTSTPGSFNFSMAALTTDHSPLSVKFPGLPHGLQTPDLAGTSQGPPSAILAMRLSHPIHNSLLPPGICYTCDVCGKTLSTKLTLKRHKEQQHFQPLNSALCVMCNKVFRTLNSLNNHKSIYHRRQK
- the Br gene encoding broad-complex core protein isoforms 1/2/3/4/5 isoform X1 gives rise to the protein MVDTQHFCLRWNNYQSSITSAFENLRDDEDFVDVTLACDGKSLKAHRVVLSACSPYFRELLKSTPCKHPVIVLQDVAFSDLHALVEFIYHGEVNVHQRSLSSFLKTAEVLRVSGLTQQADATERDELSQVRALAARTNHVSSHEKLSDEGFPRGGSPPTPATPTPTTVQQLLRRAQIRRNETRSPDLHDESIKRSRLPSPPLNNNDATPTDFSMVKNHFSAKVEGNGLPDEHSRIEENIKCEPLELTGGNGGTGGHNEDSSDSGAAASDRPPASASSNEHEHEPPEHPSTPNFLPESKLFTSTPGSFNFSMAALTTDHSPLSVKFPGLPHGLQTPDLAGTSQDREDGGWPSNITTSTCERQRDCNGASHSNTLPRVNQDLPIIDLLDDVDDQIEFKTEPLSPKIDALSCLLSDETNLTKDCTNLMNNYEYQQNEDIRESDNRRNEQDMRQRVGTYCTFCHKSFSRAWSLQRHLADTHFYVPQSLACDQCGRSYKSRNSLISHKSQYHAKKERKDHETNYLHELTY
- the Br gene encoding broad-complex core protein isoforms 1/2/3/4/5 isoform X5; translated protein: MVDTQHFCLRWNNYQSSITSAFENLRDDEDFVDVTLACDGKSLKAHRVVLSACSPYFRELLKSTPCKHPVIVLQDVAFSDLHALVEFIYHGEVNVHQRSLSSFLKTAEVLRVSGLTQQADATERDELSQVRALAARTNHVSSHEKLSDEGFPRGGSPPTPATPTPTTVQQLLRRAQIRRNETRSPDLHDESIKRSRLPSPPLNNNDATPTDFSMVKNHFSAKVEGNGLPDEHSRIEENIKCEPLELTGGNGGTGGHNEDSSDSGAAASDRPPASASSNEHEHEPPEHPSTPNFLPESKLFTSTPGSFNFSMAALTTDHSPLSVKFPGLPHGLQTPDLAGTSQGLLAGSSVTDEFRCEPCNKNLTSLTRLKRHIQNVHTRPSKEPICNICKRVYSSLNSLRNHKSIYHRQHGKMEQQRKEEEQLKRDREFQEQLYAQQQQQHHDYSRMG
- the Br gene encoding broad-complex core protein isoforms 1/2/3/4/5 isoform X3: MVDTQHFCLRWNNYQSSITSAFENLRDDEDFVDVTLACDGKSLKAHRVVLSACSPYFRELLKSTPCKHPVIVLQDVAFSDLHALVEFIYHGEVNVHQRSLSSFLKTAEVLRVSGLTQQADATERDELSQVRALAARTNHVSSHEKLSDEGFPRGGSPPTPATPTPTTVQQLLRRAQIRRNETRSPDLHDESIKRSRLPSPPLNNNDATPTDFSMVKNHFSAKVEGNGLPDEHSRIEENIKCEPLELTGGNGGTGGHNEDSSDSGAAASDRPPASASSNEHEHEPPEHPSTPNFLPESKLFTSTPGSFNFSMAALTTDHSPLSVKFPGLPHGLQTPDLAGTSQGTGNGMHPPTTPPAAVYRMPPPTAGGINEPQECPYCRRTFSCYYSLKRHFQDKHEQSNTLYVCEFCNRRYRTKNSLTTHKSLQHRGSSGVLKRLLKESAIKNVLAHHTQIQHQPQ
- the Br gene encoding broad-complex core protein isoforms 1/2/3/4/5 isoform X2, encoding MVDTQHFCLRWNNYQSSITSAFENLRDDEDFVDVTLACDGKSLKAHRVVLSACSPYFRELLKSTPCKHPVIVLQDVAFSDLHALVEFIYHGEVNVHQRSLSSFLKTAEVLRVSGLTQQADATERDELSQVRALAARTNHVSSHEKLSDEGFPRGGSPPTPATPTPTTVQQLLRRAQIRRNETRSPDLHDESIKRSRLPSPPLNNNDATPTDFSMVKNHFSAKVEGNGLPDEHSRIEENIKCEPLELTGGNGGTGGHNEDSSDSGAAASDRPPASASSNEHEHEPPEHPSTPNFLPESKLFTSTPGSFNFSMAALTTDHSPLSGLPHGLQTPDLAGTSQDREDGGWPSNITTSTCERQRDCNGASHSNTLPRVNQDLPIIDLLDDVDDQIEFKTEPLSPKIDALSCLLSDETNLTKDCTNLMNNYEYQQNEDIRESDNRRNEQDMRQRVGTYCTFCHKSFSRAWSLQRHLADTHFYVPQSLACDQCGRSYKSRNSLISHKSQYHAKKERKDHETNYLHELTY
- the Br gene encoding broad-complex core protein isoforms 1/2/3/4/5 isoform X4, giving the protein MVDTQHFCLRWNNYQSSITSAFENLRDDEDFVDVTLACDGKSLKAHRVVLSACSPYFRELLKSTPCKHPVIVLQDVAFSDLHALVEFIYHGEVNVHQRSLSSFLKTAEVLRVSGLTQQADATERDELSQVRALAARTNHVSSHEKLSDEGFPRGGSPPTPATPTPTTVQQLLRRAQIRRNETRSPDLHDESIKRSRLPSPPLNNNDATPTDFSMVKNHFSAKVEGNGLPDEHSRIEENIKCEPLELTGGNGGTGGHNEDSSDSGAAASDRPPASASSNEHEHEPPEHPSTPNFLPESKLFTSTPGSFNFSMAALTTDHSPLSGLPHGLQTPDLAGTSQGTGNGMHPPTTPPAAVYRMPPPTAGGINEPQECPYCRRTFSCYYSLKRHFQDKHEQSNTLYVCEFCNRRYRTKNSLTTHKSLQHRGSSGVLKRLLKESAIKNVLAHHTQIQHQPQ
- the Br gene encoding broad-complex core protein isoforms 1/2/3/4/5 isoform X6, producing the protein MVDTQHFCLRWNNYQSSITSAFENLRDDEDFVDVTLACDGKSLKAHRVVLSACSPYFRELLKSTPCKHPVIVLQDVAFSDLHALVEFIYHGEVNVHQRSLSSFLKTAEVLRVSGLTQQADATERDELSQVRALAARTNHVSSHEKLSDEGFPRGGSPPTPATPTPTTVQQLLRRAQIRRNETRSPDLHDESIKRSRLPSPPLNNNDATPTDFSMVKNHFSAKVEGNGLPDEHSRIEENIKCEPLELTGGNGGTGGHNEDSSDSGAAASDRPPASASSNEHEHEPPEHPSTPNFLPESKLFTSTPGSFNFSMAALTTDHSPLSGLPHGLQTPDLAGTSQGLLAGSSVTDEFRCEPCNKNLTSLTRLKRHIQNVHTRPSKEPICNICKRVYSSLNSLRNHKSIYHRQHGKMEQQRKEEEQLKRDREFQEQLYAQQQQQHHDYSRMG